The following proteins come from a genomic window of Lolium rigidum isolate FL_2022 chromosome 5, APGP_CSIRO_Lrig_0.1, whole genome shotgun sequence:
- the LOC124656851 gene encoding wall-associated receptor kinase 3-like — MAMRPSIIWTALLLPLLFLADSFLALQPPATCQQKCGSVDMHFPFGIGDGCFLPGFEIECTTGGTPILAGNNNTLAVLNLTVMPRPEAEVMLPIAYNCYNTTDGTSLDWFYGSVGISPAYRISNTSNELIVLGCNTFAYTNSGPGKKHYFFFYTGCVAYCDGQGRAEDGACAGIGCCRVDIPPGLTDNTMTFFASYTASTFFGYTHTGLTYSPCDYAFIVKKNTYDFRVSDLKMDTKTTKPLVLDWAIRNIEDGNKTCAEVKNKPGYACVSDNSECLDSYNSEGYICNCTSGFWGNPYLTGEGGCQGISLGVFLLIVALLLAFIMLQKRKLDKLFEKNGGEMLKNVNGLSIFTKDVLKKITKDNAEFLGNGSFGNVYKGTLPDNTMVAVKASIKVDEATKEEFVDEVEIQTQMIHKNILKLVGCCLEVEVPVLVYEFAANGSLQDILHRKKDQVLPLDSRLDIAIGSAEGLKYMHSYATHAMRHGDVKPDNILLDDKLTPKIADFGLSKLLKEEYYAKVVVGCMGYIDPVFMKTGLLTQKSDVYSFGAVLLELITGKKNVYDEKLSLIIEYRKVYEKERSGRAMFDNDITTEEDISILEEMGKLAMDCLKEDLEDRPDMTEVAEQLVMIRRNKKFGKSNNTNPDNIGDITIYNSPTNTNTEVVSGTTRANISAKVTPSNMDILPSP; from the exons ATGGCCATGCGTCCATCAATAATATGGACGGCACTCTTGCTGCCTTTGCTGTTCCTCGCCGATAGCTTCCTGGCCCTCCAGCCGCCAGCGACATGCCAGCAGAAATGCGGCAGCGTGGACATGCACTTCCCGTTCGGCATCGGGGACGGCTGCTTCCTGCCGGGCTTCGAGATCGAGTGCACCACCGGCGGCACGCCGATCCTCGCGGGCAACAACAACACTCTAGCGGTGCTGAACCTGACCGTGATGCCGCGACCGGAGGCCGAGGTGATGCTGCCCATCGCGTACAATTGCTACAACACCACCGACGGGACCAGCTTGGATTGGTTCTATGGCAGCGTCGGCATCAGCCCCGCGTACCGCATCTCCAACACCAGCAACGAGCTCATCGTCCTCGGCTGCAACACCTTTGCCTACACCAACAGCGGGccgg gtaaaaaacactacttttt CTTCTACACGGGGTGCGTGGCCTACTGCGACGGCCAGGGGCGGGCGGAGGACGGCGCTTGCGCGGGCATCGGCTGCTGCCGCGTCGACATCCCGCCGGGACTCACGGACAACACCATGACATTTTTCGCTTCCTACACGGCAAGTACTTTTTTCGGCTATACGCACACGGGCCTGACCTACAGCCCCTGCGATTACGCGTTCATAGTGAAGAAGAACACCTACGACTTCCGGGTGTCCGACCTCAAAATGGACACCAAGACCACCAAGCCGCTGGTGCTCGACTGGGCAATCCGCAACATCGAAGACGGCAACAAGACCTGCGCTGAGGTGAAAAACAAGCCGGGGTAcgcctgcgtcagcgacaacagtGAGTGCCTCGACTCCTACAATAGCGAAGGATACATCTGCAATTGCACCAGCGGCTTCTGGGGCAACCCATACCTTACCGGCGAGGGCGGATGCCAAG GCATCAGTCTAGGAGTATTCCTACTTATTGTCGCTCTCCTCCTAGCATTCATTATGCTCCAAAAGAGAAAGCTGGATAAACTTTTTGAAAAGAACGGAGGCGAGATGCTAAAAAATGTGAATGGTCTCTCAATTTTCACAAAAGATGTACTGAAGAAAATCACTAAAGATAATGCAGAGTTTCTTGGAAACGGAAGTTTTGGTAATGTGTACAAAGGAACTCTTCCTGACAATACCATGGTGGCCGTCAAGGCATCGATCAAGGTAGATGAAGCTACAAAGGAGGAATTTGTTGATGAAGTTGAGATCCAGACACAGATGATCCACAAGAACATACTAAAGCTCGTTGGTTGCTGCCTAGAGGTGGAAGTTCCAGTGTTGGTGTATGAGTTCGCAGCAAATGGGAGCCTCCAAGACATCCTGCACCGCAAAAAGGATCAAGTACTCCCCTTGGATTCACGCTTGGACATTGCAATTGGATCTGCAGAAGGGTTAAAATATATGCATAGTTATGCAACTCATGCCATGAGACATGGTGATGTCAAGCCAGACAACATACTTCTGGATGACAAGTTGACACCAAAAATCGCAGATTTTGGGTTGTCCAAACTACTGAAAGAAGAATATTATGCCAAGGTTGTGGTTGGGTGCATGGGTTACATAGACCCAGTATTCATGAAAACTGGCCTTTTGACACAGAAGAGTGATGTGTATAGCTTTGGAGCAGTTTTGTTGGAGCTCATTACAGGGAAGAAAAATGTTTATGATGAGAAACTTAGTCTCATTATTGAGTACCGCAAAGTTTATGAAAAGGAAAGGAGTGGGAGGGCAATGTTTGACAATGACATTACAACCGAAGAAGATATCTCCATCCTTGAAGAAATGGGAAAGCTAGCAATGGATTGTCTAAAGGAAGACTTAGAAGATCGGCCAGATATGACAGAGGTGGCCGAACAACTGGTGATGATTAGGAGAAACAAGAAGTTTGGAAAATCAAACAATACAAATCCTGACAACATTGGGGATATTACCATATATAATTCTCCTACCAACACCAACACAGAGGTGGTTAGTGGAACTACTAGGGCCAATATTTCAGCCAAGGTAACTCCTAGCAACATGGACATCCTTCCTAGTCCATAG